Genomic window (Marinifilum sp. JC120):
AATGGTGACGACATTGATCCCAGACGATTCGATACTCTTGTCGAATTGATGATGGCCCTGCCTGATGATGCTGAAATGGTCATTGATAATGGAGCCGCTACTTTTGTCCCGCTTGCCAGCTATCTTGCTGATAACCAAGTCTTCCCGATGCTTGCTGAAGCCGGCCACAATATCAACCTGCATACAGTAATCACCGGAGGACAGGCCCTTCCCGACACTCTCAGTGGACTCAGTTCCCTGCTTAGGACTTTTCAGGTTCCCATTTACATCTGGCTGAATGGTTTTTTCGGCCAGATCGCCATGAAAGGGAAAAGCTTCGAAGAATTCAAAGTCTACAAAGATAATTCACATCGCCTTGCCGCATTAGTCCGCATTCCTATGAAGAAAAAAGAAACTTTTGGGCGAGACATTGAAAACTTGCTGACAGCAAAAATGTCCTTTCAGGAAGCACAGGAAAGCACTCTGCCGATCATGACCAGGCAGCGTCTCAAAATGTTCTGGAAAGAAATGAAAACAG
Coding sequences:
- a CDS encoding conjugal transfer protein TraL, with product MATINAIFQGKGGVGKSLVASFLTQHLMESGKEICCVDTDPVNATFSGYKRFGVTSLDIMNGDDIDPRRFDTLVELMMALPDDAEMVIDNGAATFVPLASYLADNQVFPMLAEAGHNINLHTVITGGQALPDTLSGLSSLLRTFQVPIYIWLNGFFGQIAMKGKSFEEFKVYKDNSHRLAALVRIPMKKKETFGRDIENLLTAKMSFQEAQESTLPIMTRQRLKMFWKEMKTELVNCGM